One Bacillus spongiae DNA window includes the following coding sequences:
- the hemW gene encoding radical SAM family heme chaperone HemW yields MISSAYIHIPFCQHICHYCDFNKVYLKGQPVNEYLSFLDLEMQLTLQKFPSDIVKTIFVGGGTPTALSAVQLDVLCQSIRRHLPFDQGEFTFEANPGELTEDKLLVLQKHGVNRLSFGVQSFNNDLLKKIGRTHTVEEVYSSISTAKAIGFENISIDLIYSLPTQTLSDFEETINMALELDLPHYSSYSLIVEPKTVFYNLMQKGRLSLPSQDKEAEMYELLMEKMHKHGLHQYEISNFAKAGYESKHNLVYWNNEEYYGFGAGSHGYMNGIRRSNYGPLKKYMDPLKERTLPFIEENIVTKQEKMEEEMFLGLRKIEGVSKQKFEHKYGLDVKEVFPSSINKLVSQGLLKEQDDFLKLTKQGKLLGNEVFQSFLQ; encoded by the coding sequence ATGATTTCTTCTGCATATATTCATATTCCATTTTGTCAACACATTTGTCACTATTGCGATTTCAATAAAGTATATTTAAAAGGGCAACCGGTAAATGAATATTTATCGTTCTTAGATTTAGAAATGCAGTTAACTTTACAAAAATTCCCTTCTGATATAGTGAAAACAATCTTTGTTGGAGGTGGAACACCGACTGCATTAAGTGCAGTACAACTTGATGTTCTTTGCCAAAGTATTCGACGTCATTTACCTTTTGATCAAGGTGAGTTTACATTTGAAGCGAATCCTGGAGAATTAACGGAAGATAAACTATTGGTATTACAAAAACATGGCGTCAATCGACTAAGCTTCGGAGTTCAATCTTTTAATAATGATTTATTAAAGAAAATAGGACGGACGCATACAGTTGAAGAGGTATATTCATCCATTTCTACCGCTAAGGCTATTGGATTTGAAAATATTAGTATCGATTTAATCTATAGTTTGCCAACTCAAACATTGTCTGATTTTGAAGAGACTATCAACATGGCCTTAGAGTTAGATTTGCCCCATTATTCTAGCTATAGCCTAATCGTAGAACCTAAAACCGTTTTTTATAATTTAATGCAAAAAGGCAGGCTTTCTTTACCTAGTCAAGACAAAGAGGCTGAAATGTACGAGTTATTAATGGAAAAAATGCACAAACATGGCTTGCATCAATATGAAATTAGTAATTTTGCGAAAGCGGGTTATGAGAGTAAGCATAATTTAGTTTATTGGAATAACGAGGAATACTATGGGTTTGGAGCTGGTTCGCACGGGTATATGAATGGAATTCGACGCTCTAATTATGGACCATTAAAAAAATACATGGATCCATTAAAGGAACGAACCCTTCCTTTTATTGAAGAGAACATCGTGACAAAGCAAGAAAAAATGGAAGAAGAAATGTTTTTAGGGCTAAGGAAAATAGAAGGGGTATCGAAACAAAAATTCGAACATAAATATGGCTTAGATGTTAAGGAAGTTTTTCCATCATCCATTAACAAGTTAGTAAGCCAAGGGTTACTTAAGGAACAGGATGACTTTTTAAAGCTAACAAAGCAGGGAAAGCTTTTAGGAAACGAAGTGTTCCAATCTTTTTTACAATAA
- the hrcA gene encoding heat-inducible transcriptional repressor HrcA, giving the protein MLTDRQLLILQIIIDDFIYSAQPVGSRSLSKKEDLEYSSATIRNEMADLEELGFIEKTHTSSGRVPSEKGYRYYVDHLLSPHKLDQNDMQEIQSVFAERIFEMEKVVQKSAGILSDLTNYTAIALGPYVRENKVKSLQIVPLNSKTAIAIIVTNTGHVENKMFTLPVGVDSSDLEKMANILNERLVGIPLVDLHDKIYKEVAVLLKQHIQRYDKMLLSISEALNIPLNEKLFFGGKTNMLNQPEFHDVNKVKKLFNMIEQEQGFYKIIRQLPYGIQVKIGKENDASAMEDCSLISASYSIGDNQVGTIAILGPTRMEYSRVISLLNLITTDMSKALTKLYQSE; this is encoded by the coding sequence ATGTTAACGGATCGCCAATTATTGATCTTGCAAATTATCATTGATGATTTTATTTATTCTGCTCAACCTGTGGGATCAAGAAGCTTATCAAAGAAGGAAGATTTAGAATACAGCTCTGCTACGATCCGCAATGAAATGGCGGATTTAGAAGAATTGGGCTTTATTGAAAAAACTCATACATCTTCTGGGCGCGTCCCTTCTGAAAAGGGCTATCGATATTATGTTGATCATTTACTTTCTCCCCACAAGCTAGATCAAAATGACATGCAGGAAATACAATCTGTTTTCGCAGAAAGAATATTTGAAATGGAAAAGGTTGTCCAAAAGTCAGCCGGTATCCTTTCAGATTTGACCAATTATACGGCCATTGCTTTAGGCCCGTATGTACGTGAGAATAAAGTGAAAAGTCTTCAAATTGTTCCACTAAACTCGAAAACAGCCATTGCCATTATTGTCACCAATACGGGTCATGTTGAAAATAAAATGTTTACACTCCCTGTTGGAGTAGATTCAAGTGATTTAGAAAAAATGGCCAATATTTTAAATGAACGATTAGTAGGTATTCCGCTCGTAGATTTGCATGACAAAATCTATAAGGAAGTGGCTGTCCTTCTAAAACAACATATTCAACGTTATGATAAAATGTTGCTGTCCATTTCAGAAGCACTAAACATACCGTTAAATGAGAAGCTATTCTTTGGCGGTAAAACGAATATGCTAAATCAACCTGAATTTCATGATGTCAACAAAGTAAAAAAGCTATTTAACATGATTGAACAAGAGCAGGGATTTTATAAAATCATTCGACAGCTACCGTATGGTATTCAAGTGAAAATCGGGAAAGAAAATGATGCAAGCGCTATGGAAGATTGTAGTTTGATTTCAGCTTCTTATTCAATTGGGGATAATCAAGTGGGAACCATAGCCATTTTAGGCCCAACTCGAATGGAATACTCACGAGTCATTAGCCTTCTTAACTTGATTACAACAGATATGTCAAAAGCATTAACGAAGCTGTATCAAAGCGAATGA
- the grpE gene encoding nucleotide exchange factor GrpE encodes MNEETKNEQQQVEDVDVKSDEVVEPIFDEVNEDEVQPESSSSVVVELEEKLEEAEARYLRLRADFDNFRRRVTLDREASEKYRAQSVISDILPALDNFERALKMQADNEQTKSLLQGMEMVYRSLVDALNKEGLEAIEAVDQPFDPNLHQAVMQAEEAGKESNIVLEEFQKGFKLKDRVIRPSMVKVNQ; translated from the coding sequence ATGAATGAAGAAACAAAAAATGAACAGCAACAAGTTGAAGACGTTGACGTTAAGTCTGATGAAGTTGTTGAACCGATTTTTGATGAAGTAAACGAAGACGAGGTTCAACCTGAAAGCTCTTCTTCAGTAGTAGTGGAATTGGAAGAGAAACTAGAAGAAGCTGAAGCACGTTATCTTCGACTTCGCGCTGATTTTGATAACTTCCGTCGCCGCGTGACATTAGACCGTGAGGCGAGTGAAAAATATAGAGCTCAAAGTGTCATTTCTGACATTCTCCCAGCACTAGACAATTTCGAGCGAGCGTTAAAAATGCAAGCGGATAATGAGCAAACGAAATCCCTTCTTCAAGGAATGGAGATGGTTTACCGAAGCTTGGTAGACGCATTAAATAAAGAAGGACTAGAGGCTATTGAAGCAGTCGATCAACCTTTTGACCCAAACTTGCATCAAGCTGTAATGCAAGCCGAAGAAGCAGGAAAAGAAAGTAATATTGTACTTGAAGAGTTTCAAAAAGGATTTAAGTTAAAGGATCGTGTTATACGACCATCCATGGTAAAAGTAAACCAATAA